From Anaerohalosphaera lusitana, one genomic window encodes:
- a CDS encoding sulfatase family protein — translation MNRRTFLKNCALTVGAASFSGCAGMTGPSDKPSSASDRPNIVYILADDLGYGDVSCMNKDSKIHTTNMDRLAAEGMIFTDAHAGAAVCTPTRYGILTGRYCWRSRLKKGGIWGDSPPVIEKDRMTVASMLKPYGYHSACIGKWHLGWHWQMKDDNPEQIDFTKPIQQGPTTNGFDYSFCLPASLDIPPYVYVENDKVTAPPNRVVEGKTGKLLMREGPTGADFVHKDVLPDLTEKAVTYIDQRSESNKPFFLYFALPAPHTPILPTEQFRGKSGTNEYGDFVLQVDHTVGQVMRALKRNGLKENTLFIFTSDNGCAPHVNFEELAEYGHDPSYLFRGHKADIYEGGHRMPFIARWPKRVKAKTRCSDTTCLTDLMATAADINGIDLPDSAAEDSVSMLPNLLRTATGPLREATVHQSVNGSFSIRQGKWKLILCPGSGGWSPPRPGSPKIKDLPPVQLYDLSSDIDENENLHAQHPEIVRRLTNLLQSYIDRGRSTPGQPQKNNGKVPIRP, via the coding sequence ATGAATCGACGTACCTTTTTGAAAAATTGTGCACTAACCGTCGGTGCAGCGTCATTCAGCGGTTGTGCAGGAATGACCGGCCCGAGCGACAAGCCTTCTTCTGCCAGCGACCGCCCCAACATAGTCTACATCCTCGCCGACGATCTGGGCTACGGCGACGTTTCCTGCATGAACAAAGATTCAAAGATTCACACAACCAACATGGACCGGCTCGCCGCCGAAGGAATGATCTTCACTGATGCCCACGCCGGTGCAGCCGTCTGCACACCAACCCGATACGGCATCCTCACCGGACGATACTGCTGGCGCAGCCGTTTGAAAAAGGGCGGCATCTGGGGCGATTCACCACCAGTGATCGAGAAAGATCGCATGACCGTCGCCTCCATGCTCAAGCCTTACGGCTATCACTCAGCCTGCATCGGCAAGTGGCACCTGGGCTGGCACTGGCAGATGAAGGACGACAACCCCGAACAGATCGACTTCACCAAACCGATCCAGCAAGGCCCCACAACCAACGGCTTCGACTACAGCTTCTGCCTCCCCGCCTCCCTGGACATCCCTCCCTACGTCTACGTGGAAAACGACAAGGTGACCGCACCGCCGAACCGCGTCGTCGAAGGCAAAACAGGCAAACTCCTCATGCGCGAAGGCCCAACCGGCGCGGACTTCGTCCACAAGGATGTGCTCCCCGATTTGACCGAAAAAGCGGTCACATACATCGACCAGCGCAGCGAATCGAACAAACCGTTTTTCTTGTATTTCGCCTTGCCCGCGCCGCACACCCCAATCCTGCCGACCGAACAGTTCCGGGGCAAAAGCGGCACCAACGAATACGGCGATTTTGTTCTCCAGGTTGATCACACGGTCGGACAGGTCATGCGCGCCCTTAAACGAAACGGCCTCAAAGAGAACACCCTGTTCATCTTCACCAGTGACAACGGCTGCGCTCCGCACGTCAACTTTGAAGAATTAGCCGAATACGGCCATGACCCAAGCTACCTCTTCCGCGGACACAAAGCGGACATATACGAAGGCGGCCACCGAATGCCCTTCATCGCCCGCTGGCCAAAGCGAGTCAAAGCGAAAACCAGATGCAGCGACACCACCTGCCTGACCGACCTTATGGCAACCGCCGCAGACATCAACGGCATCGATCTCCCCGACAGCGCCGCCGAAGACAGCGTCAGCATGCTCCCCAACCTCTTGCGGACCGCGACCGGCCCCCTCCGCGAAGCAACGGTGCACCAGTCCGTCAACGGGTCGTTCTCGATCCGGCAGGGTAAGTGGAAACTGATACTCTGCCCCGGCTCCGGCGGTTGGAGCCCGCCCCGTCCCGGCAGCCCGAAGATAAAAGATCTGCCTCCGGTTCAGCTATATGACCTCAGCAGCGATATCGACGAAAACGAAAATCTGCACGCCCAGCATCCTGAAATCGTCCGCCGCCTGACCAACCTGCTGCAAAGTTACATCGACCGAGGCCGAAGCACGCCAGGCCAACCACAGAAAAACAATGGTAAAGTGCCGATCAGGCCATGA
- a CDS encoding sulfatase-like hydrolase/transferase, with protein sequence MKNYMPNRRDFLKAAATSAAVPALTGLARAAEISQNSRKKTNLLFIMTDQQRYDALSIAGNDVLETPNLDRLAKQGAYFKNAYSPCAVCCPARSSVLTGCTVENTKMRTNSLAYYPEKTGLMPMPTFDEILTDRGYHCEYYGKWHSLSSHTDIYKNPLSESKEGHSIFNHGGQKYVWLDYLKGKEPKGNLKPGQFRDNMSNRPYRADPIDKLYGKNPDQLKIKDMRIVQPDQHGELLMDKENTLTAFQAKQTIEAIERLKDKPFSITCSFHFPHSPILPTEPYYSMYPAEDMEPPASIHDDMSNSPYANANGRRHLSEYRDKEKIKYMISNYYGLVKEIDDWVGEILKALDRNGIADNTLVIFTSDHGEMLGAHGMREKNVFYEESAHIPLMISYPNAIKNNTTVDGYVSLIDLFPTILDYLQAGNQNCDGTSLRGLIEGTDSEHGQYVVTEWDYRGDVSPNYMIVKDGWKLMIPYSKTSKVLNAMYDLNSDPHEMNNLLGKNPDRQQYADKAEELRKSLLEWLKKNHSKHYEGVKARKLV encoded by the coding sequence ATGAAAAATTACATGCCCAACAGAAGAGACTTCTTAAAGGCAGCCGCAACTTCCGCCGCAGTTCCAGCTTTGACCGGCCTTGCCCGCGCTGCCGAAATCTCACAAAACAGCCGCAAAAAAACCAATCTGCTCTTCATCATGACCGATCAGCAGCGTTATGACGCTCTGAGCATTGCAGGTAACGATGTGCTCGAAACGCCCAACCTCGACCGACTGGCCAAACAGGGCGCCTACTTCAAAAACGCTTATTCACCCTGTGCCGTCTGCTGCCCAGCTCGTTCCTCGGTTCTCACCGGCTGTACAGTCGAGAACACCAAAATGCGCACCAACAGCCTGGCCTATTACCCCGAGAAAACAGGCCTGATGCCGATGCCCACATTCGATGAGATCCTGACCGATCGCGGCTACCATTGCGAATACTACGGCAAGTGGCACAGCCTCTCCTCTCACACCGATATCTACAAAAACCCCCTGAGCGAATCCAAAGAAGGACATTCCATCTTCAATCACGGCGGCCAGAAATACGTCTGGCTCGATTATCTCAAGGGCAAAGAGCCCAAAGGCAATCTCAAGCCCGGCCAGTTCCGCGATAATATGTCCAACAGGCCCTACAGGGCTGATCCAATTGATAAGCTCTATGGCAAAAACCCGGACCAACTGAAAATCAAAGATATGCGCATCGTCCAGCCCGATCAGCATGGCGAATTGCTCATGGACAAAGAAAACACACTGACCGCTTTCCAGGCCAAACAGACCATCGAAGCCATTGAACGGCTCAAGGACAAGCCATTCAGCATAACCTGCTCCTTCCATTTCCCGCATTCACCGATTCTTCCCACTGAACCATACTACAGCATGTACCCCGCAGAGGACATGGAACCCCCGGCCAGCATACACGACGACATGTCAAACAGCCCCTACGCAAACGCTAACGGCAGAAGACACCTCTCCGAATACCGCGACAAAGAAAAGATCAAGTACATGATCTCCAATTACTATGGACTGGTCAAAGAGATCGACGACTGGGTAGGCGAAATCCTCAAAGCCCTCGACCGCAACGGCATCGCCGACAACACCCTCGTCATCTTCACCAGCGACCACGGCGAAATGCTCGGTGCCCACGGCATGCGGGAAAAGAACGTATTCTACGAAGAGTCCGCCCACATCCCCCTGATGATCAGTTACCCCAATGCCATCAAAAACAATACAACTGTAGACGGATATGTTTCGCTGATCGACCTGTTTCCAACGATCCTTGACTATCTCCAGGCAGGCAATCAAAACTGCGATGGCACAAGCCTCCGCGGCCTGATCGAGGGCACCGACTCCGAGCACGGCCAGTATGTCGTCACCGAATGGGACTACAGAGGCGACGTATCACCCAACTACATGATCGTCAAGGACGGCTGGAAGTTGATGATACCCTATTCCAAAACCTCAAAAGTTCTCAATGCCATGTATGACCTGAATTCGGATCCGCACGAAATGAACAACCTTCTCGGCAAGAACCCCGATCGGCAACAGTACGCAGACAAAGCGGAAGAACTTCGCAAATCTCTCCTCGAATGGCTCAAAAAAAACCATTCGAAGCATTATGAAGGGGTCAAAGCTAGAAAATTGGTCTAG